The sequence CTGCCCCAGTGGAGGAAGACCTGACCAAGAGGAGGGCAGAAGTAACAGGATGCCATCACTGAAATCCCCACTCCTGGTTATTCCAGACATGAAGTTATCTTCCCAAAAGCAAGACCCAAAGAATCTCTTGAAAAATGTCAAGCTTCTATTATCTTCCTGCCCTGGAGAACTCCAGAACCATTCGAATGCACTAAACTTAGAAACTAATCGTTCCTCTTCTTATGTATCCAGGTTGCGCAGTGCTTGTAGCTTAAGAGACAGCAGAGATGTGCTTGACAGAAATCAGAGACAGCCTATTGATAGCCTAAGTGAAGAACTGAGAAAAGCCAAAGAAGAGTTGCAATCCAATCTTTCTCTGCAAAATCCTTACTTAAGTTCATACAGAGATGCAGAGAGTAATCTAAGTGGTGGTCGGAATATAGAGGAACACAGGAAAGGTTCTTCAAAGACTAATGAGCCTAGAGTTGATACATTGGAGGATGTAAGTGAAGAGTGTGAAAAGGCTGAAGCAAGGGTTGAAAAGCTAAGTCCTTTCATCAATACTTGTTCACCATGTGACCCTCAGGAGTGTGAACATGCTAGCACCAGAAAGGAAGGTGACACAGAAGCATCAGGCAAACCTCCCAATTCAAGTATTATAACTGATGAGCAAAAAGATTCTGAATCTCAAATGGAGTCAGTGAGCCCATCAGGCCTTCAACACAGTTTAAGTGATGAGCtgaaaacctctcaggaagggaAAGGTGAAGATCCAATCAAATCAAATCATCATTTTGATATGGAAGGCTTTGAAAACAGTTTAGATCATGAACTGCAAAAAGGAGGTGGTGGCCAACCTTCAGGCCCTCTTCTTCCTGAATTAAGTAAACTTGGCCTCCCTGCTTCCCTTCAAAGAGATCTGACACGACATATCAGTTTGAAGAGTAAAGTTGGGGCACATCTTCCTGAGCCCAACCTCAACAATGCACGGCGTATTCGAAATGTTAGTGGTCATCGAAAGAATGAGACTGAGAAGGAGTCTGGACTTAAACCAACCCTGAGGCAGATTCTTAGTGCATCCCGAAGAAACATAAACTGGGAACAAGTTATCCAGCAAGTAACAAAGAAGAAACAGGAACTTGGCAAGGGTTTACCAAGGTTTGTAACCTTTTAACTTTCAAACCTGGATCTTAGTATATTTGAGTCACAAGACTCTAAAGACTGACTTCTGAAGAACTGCAGAGATGAATTCTACCATACCATATTTGTCTGTCTATAaagacacacatacatacacacacacacacacacacacacacacacgaaattGATTCTGATCATAGTTTGTGACTAACAATTCAATGCATATGACACTGGGAGCAttaggttttattttaaagttctgttaacTACAAAAATGTATAGGTATAATATGAACAATACTTTAAATATATTGCAAGACCATTACTTGATTTTTTTGCATGAGATCAAATACTGAGAAGTACTTAAATTGTCACAGGCAAGTTGAATGCATCCCTTGCTGTagtaatttacttttttttaattattagcaatttgtacattttaaaaaaatatccagaTAGTTATTCTCAGTATCTTATACATTGAAACTGTCTTTAAGCTTAATGTGGAGACAAGTATTTTCAGTCTGTCTTGTAAACACAACATCTTATTGTCTCATCAGTCGTAGAAGCAGGTAATTCTGTAATGACTGTCTGAAAACTATAGTAGGTTTacttctgtgttttaaaattctgtttcagATCTACCCTGTGTAAGAGGGTAGTGTGCTTCATTACAACTCTGACAAGAACTTCTGTACAGGTTTCTGACTTCAAACTAAGAGGGCCAAATTGACCTTCACTTTACCCTAGAGCTGATGAAAATCCTgcatttgtgtttaaaaataatagcATGGCTAAGCACTATCTCAATAGTGAAGTTATGCAGCTGAGGGTCCTTCCTTTTTAGGTTACACAAAAGGCAGCACAACACTAGTGTTATCTTTTAGTCCATTCGTGTATACCTAGCTATATATTTAAgacagatttcccccccccccccccttgcctgtCTTCTGCTGTTATACATTtacagtgttttttgtttgtttttaggttTGGCATAGAGATGGTACCCCTTGTTCAGAACGAACAGGAAGGTCTTGATTTGGGTGAAGAACCTGAGCTGTCTGGCCTAGAAGGGTTCCAGTGGGAAGGGATTTCCATGGCAGCATCTGGATCAGCTAGGAAACGCAGCCTCTCTGAAAGCAGTGTTGTTGTGGACAGGACTACTTCTGTTTATGGCTTCTTCAGTGACCAAGCCATAACAAAGGAAAGTGAGCAAAAGCAAATCATTCCAGTCTGCCATTCACATTTTATAGCACCTGTATATAAAACAAATGCTAATAATGTGGCTGACTTCAAACAAGAGACATCCTCTCTCCCCTCATCACCATTCATGTCTGAAAGAACTGAAACTACCATCAATGGAAGGAGACACAGCCTACATACTCCCTCTGATGTTACAAGCTTCACAGTATTTACCACAAAACAAGATCAGGAGAGCCCAGAATGTAGAATATCActtcttgaaaacaaaaatgCATTAGAGCTCATAGGGGAAGGAAACATTTTGGCTTCAAATGGCGCTTCAGTGCTTGCAGGATCAAACTCTGTAGATGCTGCTACAGACAGCAGCTGTACATCTGGTACTGAGCAGAATGACAACCAGGGAATTGGAAAGAAAAGAAGAGCAACTGGAGTAAGTGTAGTTCTGCATATCTTCAGGATATTAGCAATAGAAAAGTTTCTCTTGTTGGTTGTCATTAAGTTTGGGATTTAATCATTGGTATTTTTAATAAGTCATGGTCAGGTCacaggcaagaaacaaaaaattatGGCTCATGATCTGTCAATGACTTATACCATAACTACCCCTGATTGAATCTTAAGAGCAGGTGCTGCTGccggggtgggagggagccttGGGGGGCCCATAGCCACTCTAGCCACTGCTGGGGCGGGAGGGAGCACTGGGGGGCCCGTGGTTCCTCTGGCCACTCTGGGACCGCTGCCAAGATTGGGGTCAGGGCATGTGGGCTTACCCCACTCCACCTGCCTGGcattccagctggggagcaggcaAGCCCACTACCCAACAGGAGCACCAGCAGGGGtaagcccccatgccctgaccccgcTCTCCGACAGGAGCACTGGGCGGAGcagggcaacccccccccccccaatttacattaattcttatggggaaattggatttgcttaacatcatttcagttaaagtagcatttttcaggaacataactataaTGTTaggtgaggagttactgtatatttataGGCAAACTCTAATATTGGCCAGGACAAACACACTGATTCTTGGCATATCTTGTTTCCCTCTGTACAGTATCTGTACTGAAAGGATTGTGTTCACAGGACCTTTGTGGTGGTTTGACCCAGGATAGATATCCAGTACTACataattgcaaatattttttgtCGTCTTAGATTCAGAGTGTGTTTtaactgacttaaaaaaaataaataaattagacaAGGTGGAATGGAAGATGCCTTCATGATACTTCTAGCTCTTTTTAAGATTTCTTGTGGTTTAAAGACTAGAAAACTGCCACTGCCCAGAAAACTGCCACTGCCCAGAATGTCTAGACTTGGCCTCCTGCCTCTGGAAATGAGTGTCTTCAATAGAATGCTTATCATGTTTCAGGACCTACTAGGAATGTTAAGCAACCATGGAACAATCGGTTTTCTGGTAATGCCTGGTTTTATGgttgaacatttaaaaagagaaatgcaCTTTTGTAGTAAGGGTTATCTTTAAAATTAtaccacagaggaaaaaaaatagctgaaaaacttttttttttttaacaccatgTGCTTCAGTAATCTTGTCTGTCTTGGACCTAATGACTCTCTTTCTGTGTATGTCCCTCTTTCATTTTGAAACTTTATTTAgcatggtatttatccctttctAGATTATAACTAGTCTTATTTCCTCATTCATGATCTTATCACAGCAAACGACATTAGACAGACATGAAGGAGCACATCTTGGCCAAGTCTACTTGTTCGACTTGGCAACTGAGTACCCAGAGCGCTGTCTGCTGTAGTATTTCATTGTCTCCGGGGGAAGCAGGAAACTTATTTTTATTCTTGAGAGAAGAGGCAACAAAGTATGAGTGAATGGTGTTATAACAAAATTCATCTGCATATGTTCTCTCCTCTGGCTATAATCTAGACTTGCCTGGGAAAGACACAGTAGATATTTAAATTCTTATTGTAGCCCTAGACTTTTGTAGAATGTAGACTTAAGTTTTAATTATATTGTTCTAACTTTAATGAATGAACTTTTCTATTTATAACTTTTAGGAGGGATCGTCTCCTGAAATCCCAAgtctagaaacaaagaataaaaGAAGGAAAATTAAAGGCAAAAAAGGTGAGTGATAccaggtgtgtgtgggaggacACAGCATGAAGAGGTTATGAGTATATGCCAAAGCTGCCTTGATAACATTTGGTTGTTAACAAAAGTTGGTTTGAGGCTTCTCTCCTCTTCACGGTGATTTTTGGTTTgcgcttccccctcctccacctcccccagtTCCATGGCTGAACACTGAAAAGCCTGTGACACTCTACTTATCCTGAacactgcagttctgtgcctgTGGCTGACTTGGGACATTGTGCTCACTAAAGGCATACAAAAGAGTGCCTGTGAAGAGGTCAGCCAAGCTGTAACTGGATATTGACAGGTAGGCAATGTCGGGAGCAGAGCAAGAAAGTGAGAGTATTCTTGTTCTACTCCACCTCATTGTGTAAGATGGCTTCCTTAGTCTCTTCTTGCTCTCACACATTCTTAAGTGTGACCTATGATCTACTTTTGAAGCTtttcaaatatttcttttgtaTATAATGTGTAATGAAGTAAAAGTGTTACTGGGCTGAGTGCTAGGAAAAGATAAATTAAGAAATATTTTGTAAAACGTTTTGCTGCTCCTTTGGAATCTTGTTCCAACACCTGAATGACATTTTCCATCtcacagagaggaaggatggctttgTTAGGGCATATGACTTGGAGTCAAGATATAAGAGTTCTATTCCTGGTCCTGTGTGATTTTTGGGGCATATCACTTAATTTTTCTTTGCCACAATTTTCTCAACTGTAAGAAGCAGATGAGACTTTCCTCGCATGAATGTTGAGACCAAATCGATTGTAAAGAATATTGATTTCATCAAATGGATGATGATGATGGCAGCCTACCAACAAGAAATTTTGTTCTTCTCACCGACCGCATTCCTCAAAAGATAAAGTCAGTTTCCATGAGATGCAAGATATGGCTGCAGCCGAGATGGCTAAATGggtgcgcttttttttttttttttggttatgtCAGGGAGATGGTAGCCAATTCTGCTTACAGGATTTTGGGATTCAGataatcatcatcatccccaTCCTGATATATAGTCAGACTTCCCCCACTTTGTCTGTCTTGCTAAGAAGCAGATGCAGCTGATGCCTGTCTAGTGAAGCATCTGCTTTGTTCCCTGTTGCAGAGGCCTTTAGAGGACAAATAAGACTTCCTCTCAGAAAAGCTCCAGGGAAGTAGGGCCAAAAATACCTCGCCTGTGGCATTCTCCTTTAGCCTTTTGACAGTCTTTCTGTTCTTCCAATCCTGCTTCCCCTCCTGTTGGAGTACTGACTGACACTTCCAACTCATCATATGAGATTTAATGAGTTCATTGCTTGATGCTGTGATACAAAAAAGTCTACTAAGATGTCTCTACAAAAGTGACCTGTTAAAATGAATTGTAAAACATGAGCTGCACTCTAAGTTGTGCTTATTTCTCTTACAGAGCGCTCTCAGGTAGACCAGTTGTTGTCTATTTCTCTGAGAGAAGAAGAGTTGAACAAGTCACTGCACTGTGTGGATGACCGCCTCTTGCAGGCTCGggctgctctgcaggcagcctaTGTTGAAGTTCAACGATTCCTTGTATTGAAACAGCAGGTAACTGCAGGCTTTTTGAGCTGGCTGAACTAGAACAGCTTTCAGTTGTGCTTGATAGGGCTGGTTAAATCACtttttctcctcccttttccctccccccccagataaCAATGGAGATGAGCACATTGAGGAGTCAGAGAATTCAGATCCTGCAGGGGCTACAAGGTACTGAGATGTAACGAAATTGCAGCACTGGCATTCTGACCTCTATTCTTTAAGCTTAAGCTTCTGTGCTGATCTTGTATTCAGTTTAACTTCGAATTTGCTCATGAAAGTTCAGGATAGGTTGGTACAACTTAGTAAGTTGCCCATATCCAGTTCTGTTAAGCCATTCCTGTGTTGCACAGTAAAGCTTTCTACTAATTCAGACTGATCCAGGCATTTCAAGAGTGTCATGTAGTAGGCCCAGCAAACTCTTAATTGCAAGCTTTTCCTTCTTGTCTCCATTTATTTCCTCTTGAACTGTTAACTGTTTGGGGAAGTTTGGTTTTAACATATGGGCATTTGCTCCTTCTTTCTCTAGAAACCTATGAACCTCCTGAGAGGTCAGAACAGCTCACCTGCAGCATCTCAGATGAAAGAAGAATTAGCAGATCCATGTCAACAGCTGATCTAGCTCTTCCTCCTTCAGGTCAATTCTTCCCCCTTCTGGAGACTTCCTCATGTCTCTCTTCCCATACATCCCCTTCTGGTACTCCCTTGGGAGCCTCTCTCCGAGTGAGCTCCCCAcctgtgttccagacccctggTACTATCACAGCCAGCTCTGTTCCTGATTCATCCATGCAAATTAAACAAGAACCTATGTCTCCAGAGCATGGAGGAGAAAGTGTGAATACTGTGCTCCATGGCTCTGTGTGCGCTCCACAAGCAGAACTGCAGCAGAAGGATGGTATGTTTGTTTATCTTCTTTTTAAAAGACTAGTTTTATGAGAATGAGGAAAACCACTTAGTTGAAAGAGTAAAAGTTATTTAGGCTTCAAACCTGTAAGCTACTCTGCATGGGTgaacccccactgacttcagccatGGTAATTatcttgcagaattggggcctttaTTTGTAACAGACTTAAGTtacgttgttgttttttttaatttgttttattgatTTGGTTTAAATGTATATTACAGCTTTAAAACTAAAGGCTTATACTTctgcttcaaaacaaaaaaaataaaaggccagAACTTGCATGCAATCATCTCTTTAAaatggtgtgtgtatatataatatagtatTATGGTGGCTAGTGAGATTGTATTTGCTTCTAGTCCATATTGTAACTGGAAGCAATACAGCACTGGCAGCCACCTACACAGTGCAAAAACTGCTTAAGCAAGAGATCTAAACACACTTTTGGCCAAACTAAATTAAGGATCTTCTTAacggggttaaaaaaaaaaaaattcctccatTACTCTTGAGTTGTAAGTGGGATTTAATAACTAGATTCAGAGGTTGCATAGTTAATattactctcttttcattgcTTGAAATCTGAATTACTGTGAGTGGTATTAAATTCTTTTCATTATTCTCTGTATGGCCTTGATCCTGCCAACatatatgcttaattttacttgCATGAGTGGTcttattgaaatgaatgggactgctaacatgagtaaagttaagcatgtgtttaagtgctagCAGGATAAAGGTCATGTTTGTAAAATTGAGATCTTGAGTTGTATCTAGAATTACTGTGATAAATTgtttataacatttttaaaacagaggAGCGACACAAAAGTTCCTGAGCTCCAGCTTACTTTTAAAGGGATTTGAGCCCAAGGAACCTAAATCCCACTCATTTTTCCCCCAATGAAATGCAGGCACTTTTCTACAAATCTTACCCTCGGTATCTACCTGGGCTAGACCGGGGTGAAACACACACCTAACCAGTGTTTGACCTTTCTTCTCCCAGCTTAGGGAAATCTCAGGGAAAGAAAGGTAGAAAAAAACCAcaagtttttttgttaaattaaacaTACTATATGTTGTACTTCATAAGCATATTTATTTCTCAAACATAAACCATACATTGTCCAAAGTAAAGCTTACAGTTTTGTATATAAAACAGAAGAGTCCATGGTCTAATGcagtttcagattattttttcctAGTGTGGATTCTTGTAGCTATTACATTTATGTTCACCTATGTTGCATTAATCTGGATATATTTAAATTCATTATATTTTCCTTCACTTTTTCACTTCTAGCATTTAGTAGAGGACCTGTATGTCTAAAGATGTATAGAAAAAATATATCCAAGGCAAAGTATTGCAGTTGTTAGTTTAAATTGCTTACATTGTTTTACACTGAAGGTGGTGTTCAGTCTAAAACAAGGGTGCCAACTGCCTTATCAAGTTAAGTATTTGCCTTTCCATTTTTAATGGCTTAAGCAGTTCATGATTTTGGCATTTTGCGGGGCATCAAAGATGAACAGAGGACTGCTCCTGCATGAAGCTGATGTTGAGGAGCTGCTGGAGGGTATGGGACAGAGACTTAAGTGATTGCTGTAGCTGCAATGTCATGATGTCTCTCTTGCAGAATTGTCAAACTCCGTGCTTCTATTATGAGTTCAATGGCTTGTTTAGTGGCACAGTTGAAGTTAAAGAATTGGATTAAACTAATTTTTCTACCTTTTTGAGATGAGCATGAATCTTGCTACTTAACTCTTTGCAATGCTTACATTTAACTTTAGAAGAATTGTTTTCATAACTTCCGTCCATTCAGTTGTATGCTTCCTACTACTTTCTTTTTTGATACGTTTAGTCTAAACTGTAGGTTGGTATTTGATAGtcaaattaatttctgtttgcaGAACTGATCAGTTTTCATATCACACACGCATAAAATGAGCAACGGCCGCCTTGTGAATTCAACACTAGAAAAAATACAATGAGctaacccattttacagagattCACCAGTGGATGTCTTGCCCCCTTTCTGTAGATTTATATCTAGCATTCCAAATTCCCCCAAAATTCAACTCTACATCCTTGTCTCTTTAACATGCAGATGAGTTGATTCCACTCAGCTATGCGCCTCTCTCCAACCTCCCTTCACCTCCTATTTAGGAAGTTTTGTAACACCTGTAGTTTCCTAATAGGGATAGCAAGCACCTTGATTTCATCAAGTCCCATTTTAAAATAGCTACAGTTTTTTGTTCACAGTGTAAATTAGAAAACTGCTtttgtttaataataattaattaatcattaattttaaaaagcctttcaATTATGTTAAATATGTAGTGACAGAAGTTTAAAAAACACTGGGAATCAGAACACTGATAAAACCAGTTGAGGTCTTTTTCC comes from Lepidochelys kempii isolate rLepKem1 chromosome 6, rLepKem1.hap2, whole genome shotgun sequence and encodes:
- the ZNF106 gene encoding zinc finger protein 106 isoform X6, producing MARERKCILCHIVYSSKKEMDEHMRSMLHHRELENLKGRDSNHKCQVCRVTVVGLSAYAKHISSQLHKDNIDVHDREEDEGKEEADEEYFDKELIQLIKQRKEQNRQVEACCRNQEKEPNNRRPQRRREERAAYKDRETYDSSLWHHQGPSQKDWKWENNGFMNPRQGKFAHSVKNPNADRHLSGPRGCSGWHQNGSAGLSGQHDNHGNSGGVWHPKGGGEVSNWYQDVKGRNSNWRSEGTGDFSIWHSKNSVRNWKSNPQGANGWNFGGTGDTYPLGKNRTANPSSHTEDGSVAWKKKPIKYNQERYTRQWQANDQLDFTSDKLPSVGALDFGISEQPESKMSKMNGKSGSTSKDKIHRWTPYPSQKATDQHAWSEENVPKTSERKNSVSLPFLETSMKGMDLEIDTTSLPKLITWEETLLNHPCNKATADHLEFCKVKADCPSGGRPDQEEGRSNRMPSLKSPLLVIPDMKLSSQKQDPKNLLKNVKLLLSSCPGELQNHSNALNLETNRSSSYVSRLRSACSLRDSRDVLDRNQRQPIDSLSEELRKAKEELQSNLSLQNPYLSSYRDAESNLSGGRNIEEHRKGSSKTNEPRVDTLEDVSEECEKAEARVEKLSPFINTCSPCDPQECEHASTRKEGDTEASGKPPNSSIITDEQKDSESQMESVSPSGLQHSLSDELKTSQEGKGEDPIKSNHHFDMEGFENSLDHELQKGGGGQPSGPLLPELSKLGLPASLQRDLTRHISLKSKVGAHLPEPNLNNARRIRNVSGHRKNETEKESGLKPTLRQILSASRRNINWEQVIQQVTKKKQELGKGLPRFGIEMVPLVQNEQEGLDLGEEPELSGLEGFQWEGISMAASGSARKRSLSESSVVVDRTTSVYGFFSDQAITKESEQKQIIPVCHSHFIAPVYKTNANNVADFKQETSSLPSSPFMSERTETTINGRRHSLHTPSDVTSFTVFTTKQDQESPECRISLLENKNALELIGEGNILASNGASVLAGSNSVDAATDSSCTSGTEQNDNQGIGKKRRATGEGSSPEIPSLETKNKRRKIKGKKERSQVDQLLSISLREEELNKSLHCVDDRLLQARAALQAAYVEVQRFLVLKQQITMEMSTLRSQRIQILQGLQETYEPPERSEQLTCSISDERRISRSMSTADLALPPSGQFFPLLETSSCLSSHTSPSGTPLGASLRVSSPPVFQTPGTITASSVPDSSMQIKQEPMSPEHGGESVNTVLHGSVCAPQAELQQKDVDIGQKTSVYPVISAIMSLSELTTCFQQTNQDVHKAASDKGRTILSPSTLNKQKGVIETLTEITLPEQCSSSVANQSLSLETPLDKDPTLPAEQSEHLAESTLVSAENKGKKRRKKLRKKKTLRAAHVPENSDTEQDVIDSKPIRKVKSGKVPTAGKVTTSTFPRQEDGGTTHEVERNRDDNESDASLELVETANPQFEVVAINSSESGDEKPDSPSKRDTMRSSEQASVEASRSGYDEVSSTSEIGTNYRDGISRSVAETLPSTSPMRCSKNSSEQKMYGCL
- the ZNF106 gene encoding zinc finger protein 106 isoform X5, which encodes MARERKCILCHIVYSSKKEMDEHMRSMLHHRELENLKGRDSNHKCQVCRVTVVGLSAYAKHISSQLHKDNIDVHDREEDEGKEEADEEYFDKELIQLIKQRKEQNRQVEACCRNQEKEPNNRRPQRRREERAAYKDRETYDSSLWHHQGPSQKDWKWENNGFMNPRQGKFAHSVKNPNADRHLSGPRGCSGWHQNGSAGLSGQHDNHGNSGGVWHPKGGGEVSNWYQDVKGRNSNWRSEGTGDFSIWHSKNSVRNWKSNPQGANGWNFGGTGDTYPLGKNRTANPSSHTEDGSVAWKKKPIKYNQERYTRQWQANDQLDFTSDKLPSVGALDFGISEQPESKMSKMNGKSGSTSKDKIHRWTPYPSQKATDQHAWSEENVPKTSERKNSVSLPFLETSMKGMDLEIDTTSLPKLITWEETLLNHPCNKATADHLEFCKVKADCPSGGRPDQEEGRSNRMPSLKSPLLVIPDMKLSSQKQDPKNLLKNVKLLLSSCPGELQNHSNALNLETNRSSSYVSRLRSACSLRDSRDVLDRNQRQPIDSLSEELRKAKEELQSNLSLQNPYLSSYRDAESNLSGGRNIEEHRKGSSKTNEPRVDTLEDVSEECEKAEARVEKLSPFINTCSPCDPQECEHASTRKEGDTEASGKPPNSSIITDEQKDSESQMESVSPSGLQHSLSDELKTSQEGKGEDPIKSNHHFDMEGFENSLDHELQKGGGGQPSGPLLPELSKLGLPASLQRDLTRHISLKSKVGAHLPEPNLNNARRIRNVSGHRKNETEKESGLKPTLRQILSASRRNINWEQVIQQVTKKKQELGKGLPRFGIEMVPLVQNEQEGLDLGEEPELSGLEGFQWEGISMAASGSARKRSLSESSVVVDRTTSVYGFFSDQAITKESEQKQIIPVCHSHFIAPVYKTNANNVADFKQETSSLPSSPFMSERTETTINGRRHSLHTPSDVTSFTVFTTKQDQESPECRISLLENKNALELIGEGNILASNGASVLAGSNSVDAATDSSCTSGTEQNDNQGIGKKRRATGEGSSPEIPSLETKNKRRKIKGKKERSQVDQLLSISLREEELNKSLHCVDDRLLQARAALQAAYVEVQRFLVLKQQITMEMSTLRSQRIQILQGLQETYEPPERSEQLTCSISDERRISRSMSTADLALPPSGQFFPLLETSSCLSSHTSPSGTPLGASLRVSSPPVFQTPGTITASSVPDSSMQIKQEPMSPEHGGESVNTVLHGSVCAPQAELQQKDVDIGQKTSVYPVISAIMSLSELTTCFQQTNQDVHKAASDKGRTILSPSTLNKQKGVIETLTEITLPEQCSSSVANQSLSLETPLDKDPTLPAEQSEHLAESTLVSAENKGKKRRKKLRKKKTLRAAHVPENSDTEQDVIDSKPIRKVKSGKVPTAGKVTTSTFPRQEDGGTTHEVERNRDDNESDASLELVETANPQFEVVAINSSESGDEKPDSPSKRDTMRSSEQASVEASRSGYDEVSSTSEIGTNYRDGISRSVAETLPSTSPMRCSKNSSELKLKIRVEDTA
- the ZNF106 gene encoding zinc finger protein 106 isoform X4 gives rise to the protein MARERKCILCHIVYSSKKEMDEHMRSMLHHRELENLKGRDSNHKCQVCRVTVVGLSAYAKHISSQLHKDNIDVHDREEDEGKEEADEEYFDKELIQLIKQRKEQNRQVEACCRNQEKEPNNRRPQRRREERAAYKDRETYDSSLWHHQGPSQKDWKWENNGFMNPRQGKFAHSVKNPNADRHLSGPRGCSGWHQNGSAGLSGQHDNHGNSGGVWHPKGGGEVSNWYQDVKGRNSNWRSEGTGDFSIWHSKNSVRNWKSNPQGANGWNFGGTGDTYPLGKNRTANPSSHTEDGSVAWKKKPIKYNQERYTRQWQANDQLDFTSDKLPSVGALDFGISEQPESKMSKMNGKSGSTSKDKIHRWTPYPSQKATDQHAWSEENVPKTSERKNSVSLPFLETSMKGMDLEIDTTSLPKLITWEETLLNHPCNKATADHLEFCKVKADCPSGGRPDQEEGRSNRMPSLKSPLLVIPDMKLSSQKQDPKNLLKNVKLLLSSCPGELQNHSNALNLETNRSSSYVSRLRSACSLRDSRDVLDRNQRQPIDSLSEELRKAKEELQSNLSLQNPYLSSYRDAESNLSGGRNIEEHRKGSSKTNEPRVDTLEDVSEECEKAEARVEKLSPFINTCSPCDPQECEHASTRKEGDTEASGKPPNSSIITDEQKDSESQMESVSPSGLQHSLSDELKTSQEGKGEDPIKSNHHFDMEGFENSLDHELQKGGGGQPSGPLLPELSKLGLPASLQRDLTRHISLKSKVGAHLPEPNLNNARRIRNVSGHRKNETEKESGLKPTLRQILSASRRNINWEQVIQQVTKKKQELGKGLPRFGIEMVPLVQNEQEGLDLGEEPELSGLEGFQWEGISMAASGSARKRSLSESSVVVDRTTSVYGFFSDQAITKESEQKQIIPVCHSHFIAPVYKTNANNVADFKQETSSLPSSPFMSERTETTINGRRHSLHTPSDVTSFTVFTTKQDQESPECRISLLENKNALELIGEGNILASNGASVLAGSNSVDAATDSSCTSGTEQNDNQGIGKKRRATGEGSSPEIPSLETKNKRRKIKGKKERSQVDQLLSISLREEELNKSLHCVDDRLLQARAALQAAYVEVQRFLVLKQQITMEMSTLRSQRIQILQGLQETYEPPERSEQLTCSISDERRISRSMSTADLALPPSGQFFPLLETSSCLSSHTSPSGTPLGASLRVSSPPVFQTPGTITASSVPDSSMQIKQEPMSPEHGGESVNTVLHGSVCAPQAELQQKDVDIGQKTSVYPVISAIMSLSELTTCFQQTNQDVHKAASDKGRTILSPSTLNKQKGVIETLTEITLPEQCSSSVANQSLSLETPLDKDPTLPAEQSEHLAESTLVSAENKGKKRRKKLRKKKTLRAAHVPENSDTEQDVIDSKPIRKVKSGKVPTAGKVTTSTFPRQEDGGTTHEVERNRDDNESDASLELVETANPQFEVVAINSSESGDEKPDSPSKRDTMRSSEQASVEASRSGYDEVSSTSEIGTNYRDGISRSVAETLPSTSPMRCSKNSSEVSSEPGEDEEPTEGSFEGHQAAVNAIQIFGSVLYTCSADKTVRAYNLVISKVLYKNGTRPVVSNLFTPKITF